DNA from Hypanus sabinus isolate sHypSab1 chromosome 31, sHypSab1.hap1, whole genome shotgun sequence:
actgtatctgtgtcctctggtcctagactcccccactataggaaacatcctctccacatccactctatctgtgacctctggtcctagactcccccaccacaggaaacatcctctccacatccactctatctgtgccctctggtcctagactcccccactataggaaacatcctctccaaatccactcaatctgtgtcctctggtcctagactcccccactataggaaacattctctccacatccactctatctgtgtcctctggtcctacactctcccactacaggaaacatcctctctacatccactctatctgtgtcctctggtcctagactcccccactataggaaacatcctctccacttccactctgtgttccctgatcctagactcccccactataggaaacatcctctccacatccactctatctgtgtcctctggtcctagactctcccactataggaaacatcctctccacatccactctatctgtgccctctggtcctagactcccccactataggaaacatcctctccacatccactctatctgtgccctctggtcctagactcccccactataggaaacattctctccacatccactctatctgtgtcctctggtcctacactctcccactgcaggaaacatcctctctacatccactctatctgtgacctctggtcctggactcccccaccacaggaaacatcctctccacattcactgtatctgtgtccactggtcctagactcccccactataggaaacatcctctccacatccactctatctgtgtcctctggtcctacactctcccactataggaaacatcctctccacatccactctatctgtgtcctctggtcctagactcccccactataggaaacatactctccacatccactctatctgtgtcctctggtcctacactctcccactacaggaaacatcctctcaacatccactctatctgtgtcctctggtcatagactcccccaccacgggaaacatcctctccacatccactctatctgtgtcctctggtcctagactcccccactatagtaaacatcctctctacatccactctatctgtgtcctctggtcccagactcccacactataggaaacatcctctccacatccactgtatctgtgtcctctggtcctagactcccccactataggaaacatcctctccacatccgctctatctgtgtcctctggtcctagactcccccaccacaggaaacatcctctccacattcactctatctgtgtcctctggtcctagactcccccactataggaaacatccactccacattcactttatctgtgtcctggtcctacactctcccactactggaaacatcctctctacatccactctatctgtgtcctctggtcctagactcccccaccacaggaaacatcctttccacattcactctatctgtgtcctctgttcctagactcccccactattagaaacttcctctccacatccactctatctgtgtcctctggtcctagactcccccagtatggaaacatcctctccacatccactctatctgtgtccactggtcctagactcccccactataggaaacatcctctccacatccactctatctgtgtcctctggtcctacactctcccactataggaaacatcctctccacatccactctatctgtgtcctctggtcctagactcccccactataggaaacatactctccacatccactctatctgtgtcctctggtcctacactctcccactacaggaaacatcctctcaacatccactctatctgtgtcctctggtcatagactccccgaccacgggaaacatcctctccacatccactctatctgtgtcctctggtcctagactcccccactatagtaaacatcctctctacatgcactctatctgtgtcctctggtcccagcctcccccactataggaatcatcctctccacatccactgtatctgtgtcctctggtcctagactcccccactataggaaacatcctctccacatccactctatctgtgtcctctggtcctagactcccccaccacaggaaacatcctctccacattcactctatctgtgtcctctggtcctagactcccccactataggaaacatccactccacattcactctatctgtgtcctggtcctacactctcccactactggaaacatcctctctacatccactctatctgtgtcctctggtcctagactcccccaccacaggaaacatcctctccacattcactctatctgtgtcctctgatcctagactcccccactattagaaacttcctctccacatccactctatctgtgtcctctggtcctagactcccccagtatggaaacatcctctccacatccactctatctgtgtccactggtcctagactcccccactataggaaacatcctctccacatccactctatctgtgtcctctggtcctacactctcccactataggaaacatcctctccacatccactctatctgtgtcctctggtcctagactcccccactataggaaacatactctccacatccactctatctgtgtcctctggtcctacactctcccactacaggaaacatcctctcaacatcgactctatctgtgtcctctggtcatagactccccgaccacgggaaacatcctctccacatccactctatctgtgtcctctggtcctagactcccccactatagtaaacatcctctctacatgcactctatctgtgtcctctggtcccagcctcccccactataggaatcatcctctccacatccactgtatctgtgtcctctggtcctagactcccccactataggaaacatcctctccacatccactctatctgtgtcctctggtcctagactcccccaccacaggaaacatcctctccacattcactctatctgtgtcctctggtcctagactcccccactataggaaacatccactccacatccactctatctgtgtcctggacctacactctcccactacaggaaacatcctctctacatccactctatctgtgtcctctggtcctggactcccccactataggaaacatcctctccacatccactctatctgtgtcctctggtcctagactcccccactattagaaacttcctctccacatccactctatctgtgtcctctggtcctagactcccccagtatggaaacatcctctccacatccactctatctgtgtcctctggtcctagactcccccactataggaaacatcctctccacatccactctatctgtgccctctggtcctagactcccccactataggaaacatcctctccaaatccactcaatctgtgtcctctggtcctagactcccccactataggaaacattctctccacatccactctatctgtgtcctctggtcctacactctcccactacaggaaacatcctctctacatccactctatctgtgtcctctggtcctagactcccccactataggaaacatcctctccacatccactctatctgtgtcctctggtcctacactctcccactataggaaacatcctctccacatccactctatctgtgtcctctggtcctagactcccccactataggaaacatactctccacatccactctatctgtgtcctctggtcctacattctcccactacaggaaacatcctctcaacatccactctatctgtgtcctctggttatagactcccccaccacgggaaacatcctctccacatccactctatctgtgtcctctggtcctagactcccccactatagtaaacatcctctctacatccactctatctgtgtcctctggtcccagactcccccactatagtaaacatcctctctacatccactctatctgtgccctctggtcccagactcccccactataggaaacatcctctccacatccactctatctgtgtcctctggtcctagactccgccactataggaaacatcctctccacatgcactctgtgtcccctggtcctagactcccccactataggaaacatcctctccacatccactctacctgtgtcttctggttatggacttccccaccataggaaacatcctgtccacatccactctatctgtgtcctctggtcctagactcccccactacgggaaacatcctgtccacatccactctattgaggcctttcaacacttgataggtttaaatgaggtcacccctcaatgaGGTTGAATTACCTGACTCAGACATCTCCttgggcagctcattccatgcagcCTGAGTGTGACGAATCTGCCCCTCAGTCCTTCTCAGATCTAATTAGCCCAGCTCAGGTTAACTTCAGCCCAGACGAGTGACCAGTGAGCTCATTAAGTCAGTAAGGAGCTGGTGTTTGTCGGCTCCACGGTGTGTAATCAGTGTTTAATCTTCTCCAGATCCACCCCCTGACCTGCCGTATGTGATCCGGCGCTCCCGCATGCACAACCTCCCAGTTTATACGGACATCACCCACGGCAACAGAAAGATGACGGTCATCCGGAAGATAGAGGGCGACATTTGGGTACGTTATCGTTTCCTTGCGTTGTCTTAAAGCTGTTTAAACAAAACGTTCTCTCCATTTCTACACCCAATGTTATAGACTCACTTCAAgttctctacaactcatgttgttAGTATTGTAATTTTAAAAAGTTTATTTCCAtgaattgtcttcttttgcacattggttgtgtgtCAGAAACACAAGAATCTGCAGGTGCTcgaaacccagagcaacagacCGAGaaagctggaggtactcagcagctcaggcagaatCCATAGAGCGGAATGAACAGTcacatcctgatgaaaggtctcagcccgaaacgttgactgtttattcccctccatagatgctgcctgtcctgctgagttcctctggcattttgtggtgatttgtcagtctttgttgttttatattttttcataaattcgattatatttctttatttttctgtaaatgccgtcaagaaaatgaatcagaagATGACATAGATATATGTACTTAATCATAGAAACAGGCTTTTGGCTCACCTAGTCTgttgttctgcctagtcccatcgccCTGCAGCTTTCAActgtaagagaagtttggataggtacatagatggggtGTGTATGAAGGGTTCCCATGGACTATAACCctccttacccctcacatccaggTACCTATGCAACGTTCTCTTAAACTCGCATCCACCGctcccactggcagctcgttccacactctcaccatcttctGAGCGAAGAATTTcctcttcatgttccccttaaacttttcacctttcacccttagcccatgatctCTGGTCCTAGTCCCATCCAACCttcgtggaaaaagcctgcttacatttatccCGTCTTTTCCCCCTCATACTTTTgtgatcaaatctcctctcaatcttctacactccagggaataaagtcctaatctattcaccctttccctataactcaggtcctcatgtcccagcaaatctctgcactctttcagacTTATTGATatctctcctgtaggtaggtgactagaactgcagaCAGTAATAACTGAAcatggacctccttcctgatggtggtagagagaagagagtatggcctggacaCTGGGGATCTTGGATGATGGACGTTACTTTCGTGTGATAGTGTTCCATGCAAATATACTCAAAGTTAGCCCGCAAGCTTTGATAAAATCCttttctctcaccttaaaccagtgccatccatttaccctatctgtgcccctcatgacTCTAtaatcacccctcaatctccagggaataaagtctctGCCAGATCAatctctctataactcagtccctcggGTAATGACAACACCTTCCTAAAATtaggagaggtttagatggggtaaatgcaagcaggctttttccactgaggttgggtgggactacaactagaggtcatgggttaagagtgaaaggggaATTAAGGAGAACGTGTCAGCAAACtgtttcattcagagggtggtgagtgtgtgtagtgagctgccagtgcaaacggtgcatgcaaactcgatttcaatgtttaagagaagtttgaataagtacatggatgacagGGCTATGGTCTTagtacaggttgatgggagtaggcacttTAAATGGTTCATCACTGTTTAGATGTGCCAAAGGGCATGCTTCTGtactgtacatttctatgactctttgactctaGATCTTTTCTGCAgtgctgtgtggagagagatggccGTGGTAttcagtgagactgtcaggaaggacaggcagatgaccaggcaaaattgcagtcagcaggatgagttTCAGTGTAAtatggggacaaaatcaaaaaggtgttatatttgaatacccAGTATACAAAACAAGGTAGATGATCATGTAGTGTAGTTAGCAATTGGTAGGTATGGCATTGTGGGCATCACcaagtcgtggctgaaagatcatagttgggagcttaacatccaagggtacacaatttatcaaaaggacaggcaggtaggcagaaggggttgGTAAACAAGTGAAATcatatccttagaaagaggtttcataaggaagatgtagaatcattgtgaGTCGACTTAAGAAACTGCGAGGCTAAAAAGACCCTGAAGGGggtcatatacaggcctctgaatggTATCCAGGACGtgggctataaattacaatgggagatagaaaatgcatctcGAGAGCAAGGTTAcaacagtcatgggggatttcaatatgctcaAAGATTGTGAAAATCCGGTTgatctggatcccaagagggggaatttgtagaatacctacaaggtggctttttagaagaactgatggttgagcccactaggggaaagtcTATTCTGGATAGGGTGTTGTTTAATGAAACGGATTtctttagggagcttaaggtaaacgaacccttaggagacagagatcataatatgatagaatttgagGAAGAGAAGCTAaattcagatatatcagtattatgtGGTTTTTTGATGAGGAAGTCgtggatccagttacagagggaggtacagaggcccaggttttaatACTTGCCGATTAACACTGAGGGATGACGGTGTTGACCGCTGAaccatatgaggggtgattgataagttcgtggcctaaggtagaaggagtcaattttagaaaacctagcacatttatttttcagcatagtcccctcctacatgtacacacttagtccagcggtcgtggagcatacggatcccttctttgtagaagtggtccacagcagggctgattgataagttcatggcctagagTAGATGGAGAAGTTATACAGATCTAATTACATgtgcatgcagttcaactcttttagTGAAagtgcaggaagtttgaagttaataactcatttccttctaccttaggccacaaacttatcaatcaccccatgtagtggaccacttctggaggtcgaAGACGCTGACTTCTGCAAAGGAAGGATCCGtttgctccacaaccgctggactaagtgtgtaaatgtaggaaaaataaatatgctaggttttctaaaattgactcctcctgCCTTAGGCCATggacttatcaattacccctagTAATCAATAAACAGAAGCCTCATGTAAGGCCTATGAACAACATGGAGCTGGAGTTCCTGAGGCAGTCCTGTGTTGAGTTCGATGTCGACTGGTAACTCCTGCAACAATGCTGGTACctactgtatcagtctctgcctttggattcatcagatgtgtggagaggggcagcctgctaCAAGGGCAAGAGCCTGCTCTCCATATAGTACTGCCCTGGCTCGCTGAGACGTAATATTCATGGTCAACTGCGACCAACGGAGGGTCGGAACTGAATTAATCCCTTCTGTGTACacaccagaatcagaatctaTTATCAttagcatgtgatgtgaaatttgttaacttagcagcagcagtttaatgcaatacataatatagaagggaaaaaaaaatcataataataaataagttaatCGATTatggtatatgtatattgaatagattttaaaaaagtacaaaaatcagaaatactgtgtatttaaaaaaaaagtgaggtagtgtccaagggttcaatgtccattttggaatcagatagcagaggggaagaaactgttcctgaatcactgagtgtgtgtcttcaggctcctgtaccccctctgtgatggcagaggggaagaagctgttcctgaatcgctgagtgtgtgtcttcaggctcctgtacctcctccctgatggcagaggggaagaagctgttcctgaatcgctgagtgtgtgtcttcaggcttctgtacctcttacctgatggtaacagtaagaaaagggtgctggaggttcttaataatggatgctgcctttctgagacaccattcctgAAGGTGtgctgggtattttgtaggctagtgcccaagatagagctgactgtatttacaaacctctgcagtttctttcagacctgtgcagtagcccccccacccacccccaatccagacagtgatgcagcctgtcagaatgctctccatggtagaaCTATAGAAgttgttgagtgtatttgttgacatgccaaatctcttcaaactcctaatgaagtatagccgctgtcttcccttctttataactgcatcaatatgttgggaccaggttagatcctcagagatctttacacccaggaacttgaaactgctcactttctctacttctgatccctctatgaggtctggtatgtgttccttagtcttacccttcctgaagtccacaatcagctcttttgtcttactgccattgaatgccaggttgttgctgtgacaccactccactagttggcatatctcactcctgtacgctctcttgtcaccatctgagattctaccaacaatggttctatcgtcagcaaatttatatggTACTTGAGCTCCCTGTTGCTCTGTCCTGTGCACGAGTGTTGTCGTTCTGCATGTTTTAACCCCTCTGGTGCCCTCTTGCCCTCCTCAGACACTCGACAAGGACGTGAAGGAATACCTCGCGCAGCTGACGGGCAAGACGCCGCTCACGCAGGTCAACGAGGTGACAATGAGTCTGCGGGTGAAAGGTTACTTCGACAAAGAGCTGAAATCATGGCTGTTGGAGAAGGGGTTCTGAGGTTTGTGAATGGATGTTAAACGGCGTGCTGAGATTGTTTGATTAAAACACAAATCTATGGTAGAAAATCTCCGGTTTTCACATTATAAGAAACATATCTCTTGTGAAACTTCCCAAAATACACACCAGCCCAGTAAAGTAAGAGGTCAGTGTAAACAGCGGAGCAACTCATCATCTTGGACAGTATCTTGATCTGCTCTTGTCTCTCTTAGATCACCCATCATGTTTTTTCTTCTGATTCCAACATCTTTTGTGTCTCCATTAAACCGACAACTTGCTCTGGTTTCCTGGCCAGcatgtcatttttatttttgttattttgtaaTTGTGGTCACCGTGTTACAGAAGAGATGTCGTTAAGCTGGAAGTAGTTCGaaggagcacacacacacaatgccggaggaactcagcaggtcaggcagcatctatggaggggaataaacagtcaacgtttcaggctgagacccttcatcagaactggaaaaggagGGAAAGGAGTTCTCTCTCTACTGTTGGTTTCGCTACTTCcatttagagcagcaatgaaggtcctccatccctgGTGTTGGTTAGGGCTTCCTCCATCGTGTCAATAGCTCGATTTTCAATATTGTTAGCCATGCGAGTCCCGGGTGGAATACCATAGGATTCGgatgtagaagggttcttcattgctgttcccgtaacaattttgttctcccagtcagggttgtcagcccCGAGCtgacccctgaacctggaggcctggtggaccacccttagtctgtcctctaccctttgacctgtttggcatgggtgaccctaccaagggccaaagcatagtcctgactccagccatcaTAGCTCTccgagtcattgaggcacacaaggacacggttgtggtcctcctggagggaATGGGGGAGGGTTTAGTGTGACAATATTACATCTCAAAATGCCTATTGTCACAgttggagtgagggagagactGTACGAtctattccccttcccccaccccgccTCACAGTACCATTATAGTAAGGTGACCATCGTTTAACCTACTCCATCTTTTAACCTAGACCACGCCATCTTCATCACCAACTGTTTGCTCAGGGTGCCACGTAGCGATGAGCGCTGTGCTCATCAGTTAAAATACGGAGGGCTCAATAggagagtttgtacgttcttcccgtgagGGCGTGCGTTTCCTCCAGATGGTCCGGTTTCCAAGTACGTACAgtattggtcattgtgaattgggttgctgggcggtgtggctcgttgggccaggagggcctgttctgcactgtatctctgaaATACATGAAATAGACAACGGcagggggaaggagcacaagctggcaggtcaTTCAAAGGAGGTTGACAAGGATGCTGCCAAGATTCGAGGGTCTGAGTCATGGAGagaggttgggactttattcactggagcgtaggagactgaggagtgatcttacagaggtgtataaaatcacgaGGGGCACAGAGAGGGTGAATACattcagtctgttccccagggtggGGACTTAGTGACAAGAGGCACAGGCTTAATGTGAAAGGGGGGAGAGATTTAATGGGAACCTGAGGGACATCATCTTCACCCAGAGGCTGGTGCAtatgtggaacgaactgccagaggaagtgggctgaggcaggtatattaacaacattttaaaaacacTTATGTGGATAGGTAAAGCTTAAGAGGGTCGTGGGGCAAATGAAAAGCTTCGATGGATGTGTTGCTGGGCATGGAGAGTTGTGCCGAAGAGTGTGGTGTGACTTGTCTGTGAAGTTGAAGCCCACCTGGGGTCTTTGCTTATGGGTTTTCTGCTGCACTCTGTGGCCCACCAGCCTTTTGCCTCTGTCATCCGAGCTGGAGCTCTGTATGGAAATCTTTATTCCCAATTGATGCCTCAGGAATCGTGTGCGGGAACTCATTTTGCATGTCAGGGAATGAGACACAGTGGTCCTCTGGTTCCCCAGGTGACATGATGGTGCTAAGAGACTTCCTCAAGCTGGTATCTTTCAAGTGCTCTGCAAGTTGGGAGGGCAACAAGGTAGGAGAAGCAGCTGCAGTTTTCAATCACAATGGAAGTGACTTTTGACAATCTGAATAAGGCATGCTCTTACAGGACACTACTGTCATAGAAGTCCCAAgtggaataccatcacactcagatgtagaaggattctttattACCGTTTCCTTAACAATTTTGTACTAACAGTCGGGGTTGTTACCCCTGaatctggaggaccagtggaccactctgtgtctgccctctatcctttgacctgtctggcatgggtgacccaaccAAGAGGCAaatcataaagccctgactccagcctacATAACTCTCCAGGTTAtttagccaggattcccttcatttatttgtgacactatgctgcttaattgggacaggagactgttgcccagcaggttctaactagtgtcagtcacgtGCACTTGTCACATGCCTTTAGACACTACAACATGCTTTAAGCCAACGGTTTTAAAAGGCGGCAGTTGGGTGTGTTTGTCTTGAAAAATCATCGTTTGTTAACCAACAGTTGGCAAGAAATAGGCAGTAAGAcaactcagaactgttttgctcactgcaatttCATGTTTTCATATTTGGAGGTGCCAGAAacggccgggagtgaaaatgaaaagatTTCACTACTTCTACAAATTAGGAACTACaatgaatttgaaggtattgatgaTCATCTTGAATATCTAATGTGAATAAAGATATGGAGGATGCAATTATTGAGCACATTGTATAAAGtcagtccattatctgtacttGATGTCGGAGCTGAATTTgttatttacagtcaatcaaaagaacaccgCAGTGTACACCGGacaaattcctccatcaataactattaggaactattgGATAGTTTTATAGTTCGGTATTGGTagtgctctaatttgttctgtgttttatttaaatacataattggtCACTTAGTCTGACTTATTTATACATATTAGActatttcagtggttggaaagatgtcagAGTAAATTGTTAAATATGAAGTTACCTTGTACTTGATGACACGGGACAAGATATGACAAAGCCAGCATTGTTTCATTACGGGACCATCTTTCCTAACAAACCTGCGGGATTTATTTCAGGGGATTACAAGTAGGCCAGATACAGAg
Protein-coding regions in this window:
- the LOC132384099 gene encoding large ribosomal subunit protein mL49-like; amino-acid sequence: MAAVALNRLLRAARLAVPRPQSYCTAPGSGSTYPGIVESTEEFHFVERLIPPSTVPVPPKHDRYPTPSGWCPPRDPPPDLPYVIRRSRMHNLPVYTDITHGNRKMTVIRKIEGDIWTLDKDVKEYLAQLTGKTPLTQVNEVTMSLRVKGYFDKELKSWLLEKGF